Within Metabacillus sp. KUDC1714, the genomic segment GGGATGTATAAAGGAAAACAGCAACATGATAAGTGGATAGATTTCCAGGAAAAAGAAAAAGTTTTTTCATTCGTAAGAGGAGAAGAAAGAAAGCTGAAAATGGAATGGAATGGGCCGAATATTCCAATTTTCATTTTTCCTTGTGATCAGAATAATCGGAAAATCGAAACAGAATATAAAGGAAGATCGGGCTTAGCCTTTAAGGATAAGTTGTTTTTGTTTTTATCATCGGAGACATTAAAAATTGATATTAGGTCATTATTCATTCATGAATATCATCATGTTTGTCGTCTTGCAGCCTTAAAAAAGCAAGAAACAAAGTTCACGATAATCGATACGATGATTCTAGAGGGGCTAGCAGAAAATGCAGTTCGTGAAAAGATGGGGGAACGCAATGTATCTTCATGGACAAATCTCTATTCAGATAATCAGTGTGAACGATTTCTTGAAAGGATTATAAATCCACAACGAGATGTAACTAGAGAAAATCACAAATTTACACAACTTATGTTTGGAACAGGCTTATACCCTACTATGCTTGGCTATGCAGTAGGCTATTATCTTGTTAAAAACTATATGAAACATTCAGGTGAAAATGCAAAAGAGCTATTAGGTACACCTGCTGAAGTATTTTTAACTCATTCAAAACGTTAATCTCTTTTTATTAATCATATCTTCATGACATGCATCATAGTGATAATTAAGGACAAGGTTAAAATACAAAATAAGTGAAATAAATCTATGTATTATCTGCATTGATTGGAATAAATTATTTATTTTTTGCCTATACTGTTTGACAAATGGTACTGAAGTGAGGGGTAAAAATATGTTATTTCTTCATGATGTTTGGGTAAATTGGTTTGAAGGTGAAGAGAACGGGTACAACGTCTGTCATTTTCATGAATGGAGAAAGGATGATAGCGTTGAACTCCTTGATCAGGTCCCCCTTTTAAAGGTTAATTCCTTACTTTTTGACTACATAGAAAATAACTTATCGGAGTTACCACCTGGTCTATTAAAAGATATTTTTCAAAAGGCTTATATAAGAAAAAACCATGAGAGAATTCAACTAGATTACTGCTTTATTGTTACAGACGGAATTGGAATATTAGCAGTAGACACAATTGGATATACCATTCCAATTCGCAAAAGTCGGATTATTCCACGTCAGGAGCAG encodes:
- a CDS encoding DUF2268 domain-containing protein, translating into MSVINTIEWLKESPNQIDICKKLSTYFTDSNESEIAKYLHSFGMYKGKQQHDKWIDFQEKEKVFSFVRGEERKLKMEWNGPNIPIFIFPCDQNNRKIETEYKGRSGLAFKDKLFLFLSSETLKIDIRSLFIHEYHHVCRLAALKKQETKFTIIDTMILEGLAENAVREKMGERNVSSWTNLYSDNQCERFLERIINPQRDVTRENHKFTQLMFGTGLYPTMLGYAVGYYLVKNYMKHSGENAKELLGTPAEVFLTHSKR